The genomic stretch AGCTTTCATATGTTAGATGTTGCCTAGAACACCAAACCCCTTAGGTTTCTGTTCCATAATGCAAGATACATGTTATGGTTAATTTGCGATCTTTTTCCCGACCCCAAATTATGGTCCTATGCCCTTATTATTGATTTGATTATCatctaaatttatatatttagaGTATAGAGATTAATACCTGTCTATGCAATAGTAGGCATATCATATGATATAATGCATGTAGTCATTTGTATTTATAGCTATATTCTGTATACCAGTAGTATCTACTGGACTGATCCACGTGACCCTACCCCTAGTGTACTACATATTAGAGGAAGTAGCACACTGCATCTGTTCCGGACTTCCTGTACCACATACTGGAGTGAGCTGGTGTCCACATAACCTTATGTAAACTATTGGTAGGTGCTTAAGGCTGATCCTGTCATTGCATGAGAGATTTTGATGTTGCTATGGATCATATGGTGTATCATTGCTGTATGGTACATAATATCATATGTGGTGAAAACGACATATATCAATTTTCATATGTGGTGATAACAACATATATCAATATTCATACCAAGATCCCAAGTCTTCATAGGCTGCCGTTTAAAACCACCTGCTCAAACCTGATTTGCACTGTTTATGTAGTTTTCATCACCACCATCACCATTGCCATCTCCCAGTTACTTGGTTTGGCTTTGTGGATCATGTTTCACCAATTCTTCTCTAAGCCCCTATCATCTGTAAGTGAAAAAGCCTGCATCTCTCGTTTCAATTCCTGGACCCTAGTCCTTTTAGATTCCCTCCTCCTTTCAGATCATTTAACCACAATCAAACTTCCCCTTCATCACCAATTTTCATCTGAAGCAATCTAGGATTAGTCATATGCTGAAATGATGGCGAGCTTCTTGAGATGGTTCAGTCATATGCTGACTGGAGAGTTTCTGTGAGGGGAGATAAGACGAAGGTTGAAGGTTCTGTAAAGAGGATGAGCAGAAGACCTTAAAAGAACCTAGATCAAGGTGGCGAGGAAGGATgtgaaggcttgtcacttgctgaGAAAGGGCCTTAGATAGGAATGGGTGTTAAAACAAGATTTGAAAGGCTTAACCTCATTATGATGACTATCTAGAAGACTGAGTCCtttcttttcttgatctttgCTCCACCGCCCCCTCTCAGAGCTTCATGGCATGATTCATAGAATTGATCCTCTTATAACTGGTGCAGCTTTGGGTATCTACTTTGTTTCTGTAAATAGGTGACATGATGCTTTGTCCATTCACTTGGCATTTTGTCTGCAAAATTTTGACAAAAAGGCTTGTTagccaaaccatccaaattttcagTATCCTCCACACTTAAAATGATATATTATCTGACAGACGCCATCACTTTTCCTTTTTCTCATTCTTATTAGAGTGACCCTCCTTACCCTTGCATTAAAGCACAAGACCCAAGTCTTCACATAACAGTCTCTGAAAGTAGCATCCTTAACTCTCCTATTCTCACTGCATTTCACCAAGACCGTCTGCATGTTTACAGAAATCTTTATCTACCTCTACAGTCGTTAACCTCATACAACACATTTTTtgcctttttttattatttgtactATTTACATGTTCAAAATAATCTCATCTTGAATCCTtgatccattttattagatgtgTTGCTTTTCCAAAGAGATGAGAAAATTTGTTGTGCTTGAGAAGGGACCTTTTCACTTTTGAGGAACTGAAATGGGCCTTTAGATATGTGTGGAAAATTTAATTAGTGAAATATGAAAAGCATAGTGAACAGAAGCTAGGTTTCTTTTCATGAGTATGAATCTTGGAAAACAATATTAGGATTGAAGTGCATtaactgtttttattttatttttattttttatttctcctTTTCAGGCAAGGCAATTTGTGCAAGAACTGCAAGCGCCCGGGACATTATGCTAGAGAGTGCCATAATGTGGCTGTCTGTAACAACTGTGGGCTCCCTGGGTAAGGAAGTATCATCTTTTTGCCGCTAGTAACTGGATTCCACACGATGTACAAGCACTCGTATACATATCCACTTTCCCTGTAGCCAAGGTGTCATCAAGATGCTATGGTCTTTTCACTGAAATCGTTGCCTGGTTATTCCTCAATGTTTTTGGGCCTCCTAACCAATCCATTCCATCCTCATCAATCCAGACTTCCCAAGCACAAAATGCCCCTTTCACTGTAGAATGTGAAGTTCCCAATGTTGCGTTCATCAATTATTTCTCATCCTTTACCTACTGAGAAGAAGAAATCATCCATTCcatttatttagttctccttttgTCGCATTACCTTTGTTCGCTTTCTGGGTGTCAGCATTAATTCTCATGCTCTTGCGTCAAGCATTCTTTTGCGGACAAGGCTTTGGTATGATTGTTTGCTACTACCATTTTCAATAGGCGGGTGCCTTTTCCTCCTGGACCTTCCACACCAGTAcataaatccagaccattcaaaattTAGGGCTGATTATGGACAAAACATAGCCCAAAGAAAGCATAcggatcaagtgggccccaaccatcaaatcaatggttagaaGTAATATGCTCAATGGCTCAAATTTATTGGGTGCAACCATATGCGTAAGATTGTCCAATTGGTGTAATTTTTTGGCTGTGCTccctcacaatggggcccatgtttTTGATACACGAACGTATGGTATGTGTTAGTGCCATTTtggaaatggtggtgaactattacCATAGCGTGGAGTCCTTTTGTTGCCCAGTTTAGGTCTTCCGTTCAACTTCTTCACGTTCTTGCCCAGAATTCTGTCAGTATTTCACCTGCCCTTTCTTTATTGTTAGATTCTCCTTTTTTGTTtatcaaaaaattatttttaggcTAGGCACCTCATGCCAGAGTGCACTAAATACTCGCTTTGCGATCAAACAACTCAGCTCGCACAAAATCCCTGCAATCCACCTGTATTTGTGATTAGAATCTCGAATCCTGCTTAGTCTATCCATTTGTTTTGACCAGGCACATCGCATTGGAGTGCACTACCAAGTCAATATGTTGGAATTGTAGAGAGCCTGGGCACATGGCCAGCGATTGCCCAAATGAAGGCATCTGTCATACTTGTGGCAAGGCGGGCCATCTTGCCAAACACTGCTCAGCCCCAGAGCTGCCACCTGGGGATCTGAGTCTCTGTAATAACTGCTACAAGCAAGGGCATATTGCCGCTGACTGTACAAATGAGAAGGCCTGCAACAACTGTAGAAAGACGGGGCACTTGGCACGTGACTGTCAGAATGAGCCCATCTGCAACTTGTGCAATATTTCTGGACATGTTGCCAGGGAGTGCCCCAAGACCGAGGTGTTTGGAGAGAGGGGTGGCGGGGGCCGTATCAGCAGTTACCGAGAAGTGGTATGCCGGACATGCAATCAAGTTGGCCATATGAGCAGGGACTGTATGGGCCCCATGACAATCTGCCGCAACTGCGGAGGCCGAGGTCACTTTGCGTTCGAGTGCCCGTCTGGGAGGTTTATAGACCGTGCGCCCCGAAGGTATTAATGCGGGCAACTGGCAGGTCATCTGGCTTGAGGTGATAGTCATTTGGACTCATAGGAGTTGGGCATTGCTGCTTCCTTTTTAATGGATATTTTCATCGATCATTTGCTTCATTGGAGTCCTTTTGATGTTGAAAGTCAATGGAAGGTCAGTGGGGGCGGCGGCGGCCGAGTCCTCCTGACACCCACTAGCTTTTTCCTCATTTGTTCTCACTATTTCTCATGACTGCAAGTTATTTACAAGTTTGAAGGTGTCATAATGCTCATGTCCTCACTATTGAATTAATAGGCACGGTTCTGCTACTGTGCTTCAGGGATGTAGGTCTAATGTTCTCATGAGACGTGTGTTATCACTATGTcatctggaccattgatctgatgggcctctCCTCTGGGTGGCCCTTAATGCTGAAAAAAAAGGATGAGAACTCTctgaattggaagatcctaacagGTCAGATTGGTGGTCTACAGATGGTTGcggaaaaatatttcaaaaagttGAAGATCAGTTGGTGGCCAAAGATTGGGTGGCTGTGTTCGTACAAACTTTGGAGCATTGCCCATCACCAGTCTGGATTCTTGAATGGCTAGATTTTGGGGGCAAGGTCCGGGACGCTAGGTATATTGGTGCAGGACTGTTAATTCATTGTGGAGTTTAAGAAGAAGAAACAGTACACGAGTTAATGCATACAAGTCTTTTAAGTTAAATAGCCAATAACTCAGATTTGACCCAAACCTCTTGTTAATGGGCATTTATTTGTTCAATTTGGACCAATGACTGCATTATCTGTACAGTTTCTATGTccagcttggtgggcccaaaGGTCATCTTGAAGCTCCACAAGCAGTATCTTTCACTTACCACCCAGCAATGTTCTCATTATGATTCTTTCTAGGTACTTATCCTCAAagcttttgtttatttatttatttaacgtGGCCACACCATCACACGCTAAGAATTTCATGTGCAGATCTTGTACTGCATTTGTAGGGCTGTTCACAGGTTGGGTCCTATAGTTCCTGGACCAGGCCCAATTTAGTTAGGTTCTTGCTGTGTCCAGGCCTTGTTTTTGAGGACCCTGTTCCACATTTGATCCTGTTTGGGTACAGGTCTGGGACCTTggtctcatgtcaagtacatgttgAATAATGGCATTTACTTGATTGATACGCGACCGGTGTGAACAGGCTCTTAGATGTTTCTAGGCCAACTTCATTTTCTTGCCAGAATAATTAATAGATAATTAGTATCTGATGTTTATTAAGATAACTGGACCTAACCAAAGGtccaagatggaccccacctgaacTCGACCAGATCACTTCTTCCAACTGGCTCCTAAACCGCAGATCCCGACCTGATCCCATTTCTTACGGGTTCGAGAAATTGGAACCAAACCTCTTAAAATGAAGTCGGGTCCGTCAGATACTCACAGGTCCGGTACTTGTTGACAGGCCCTATACCCATTTGAGGCATCAATTGGCTAGTGGTTGATGGTGTCAGTTTGACCTCCAGCCTGCCCCCCTGAAGGCTGCTGATGGGTACTAGTaccgtttggataccactaaatatGTTTACCTTTTCTACTTAACAGCAGTagttaagtaacttatttcagataagtaagtttagaGAGTCATGAGGAGAGACTAAAgaaaggagaagctgataagtatgttgtttaaaAAACATACTTATCTGCTTAGtgagtagaaactaagataagctacttgatgcATGATGCATAAGTTGCTTATCTTTAAGTAACTCACAATCCAAACACTCCCTTAGAGACCTGGTCTGGTCCTTAGGGTATGAGGTACTTAATTAGAACTGTATTTAATTGCCAATTAACACtatgggcctgtttgatttttcagctcaattgaccacgtaaatgggtaataattatttacttggTAATTACCGCATCTTTCCTAAGGCAGATGTggcaacttacttttttaacacttaaattgaaaattttactgaatcaatgtggggcccatcgtgatgtatgtgatctattcaCATTGCTCCtttgttatgccagctgaatttagggtatgagcaaaataatgaggtagatccaaatctcaagtggatcacaccataggaaacaacgggaattgaacgcctaccattaaaaacttcttagggcccttaaaagttttggatcaagctgatatttgtgttttcccattatccatgtctgtgtgaccctatgaatggattagatgatgaaaaaaacctcaatgtgggtcTAGTGAATGAAACAATTTTTGACCATGGACGAATTACAGCCaatgtttcctttcgtgtgggccattagagcgttggatttgcctcatttttcggttcatgctccaaaatattctaataaaatagatggattgtgccgatatatcatatacattacggtgggggtccacatatttaagtcaacacctTTAAATGGATTTTGGAGAtggaattactctcacattttcaaaatggggtgaaaaagtaataattacttatttactaggatttacatgtatcatggaaaatcaaacagatcCTAAGGGTTTGTGCGATTCACCAAGAAAGTCGAGTTGTTGAATCTCCAATCTCTAACTTTTAAGAAGAATTGCTAatgaggaaaactttgatactctggtagccTGTGGGGAATGATAGACAGGTATTTATAAAGTACTTAGATATTGCATGCGTGGTATGAATTAAAGCGGGCAGTTTATGTCCACAAGTCTAGATAtatcataaaccaaaaattacacttgcgcttatttgattattttactaATGGATTTGTCGACAGTTATAAGATGGTATTTTTTCAGCAAGTGTccaagaatcagaggttaggattgtgcaaacaatctgatttttagaCTGACCGGGCAACAGTGAGTTCACTAAAAATTGGGTCAAATTTTATGCCCCACGTATATGTAGACACTCCACCCGTTgacaaaggaaacctattttaCTTAATCCGAACCACCCAACGAAGCCTATTTTGGGAACACCAAAGCCTATCCTAGTCCTATGCCTtggacaaaaacaaaaaaacaaggaTGCCGGTAGAAATCCCGAAATTTAAGTTGGTAGGGCAGATCCAATTTCTGCTTCAACCTGTTGAGCTTGAATCTCACTGTTCCCATGAATAGGGGAAGCCTAGGGCTTTGAATAAAGCCAACACATCCGCTGGCGGGAATCTGATTACAGTTGGATTCTCACATGCACTTCTATAAAAGGAGACCCCTCCCCATTTGAAGGGCCAGTTGGCAGAAAAGGGAGTAAGATCTGGAGGAAGGGAGGGGAGAAGTGATTCTAGTAGTTAtgggagagagggggagagaggggCTTAAATTTTCCAAACTTTGACACCCACTCCAATGTCACAATGGTTCATGTAATTAAACGGAGAGTAGATGGCtcacagtgaagtgtcaactgacagtggggtgtactaacaagctaacggaaaaaaaaaaaaaacaacggagAGTAGATTTGAAACTAGAGAAATCCGATTATATCAAGTCTCTCATTTCCCTTCTCACATCTCCCAGCATGCAACAATCCATTTTACTTTCCAATTAaaatatttctcctcctacaccCCCTTGTACTTtattttagtttgttttgcaATAAATACTTTCTCAGTTATGATTAATGTCGAACACTACATCTCCATACTGATGATCGTAATTGAGTtgatttaacttcatttttctatAACTAAATAATCCCACAAAATTTCTAAATCTTATAAAGTAGAGACTCCACATTAGTGCAGGTAGTGAATGGTGTTTAACTACTTCATTCTCCATCACCAAAGCCCTTAGGATCTTCAGACATA from Magnolia sinica isolate HGM2019 chromosome 17, MsV1, whole genome shotgun sequence encodes the following:
- the LOC131230389 gene encoding zinc finger protein GIS2-like; its protein translation is MSRNSGSPLRDRRIRTERFSYRDAPYRRESHQHFRQGNLCKNCKRPGHYARECHNVAVCNNCGLPGHIALECTTKSICWNCREPGHMASDCPNEGICHTCGKAGHLAKHCSAPELPPGDLSLCNNCYKQGHIAADCTNEKACNNCRKTGHLARDCQNEPICNLCNISGHVARECPKTEVFGERGGGGRISSYREVVCRTCNQVGHMSRDCMGPMTICRNCGGRGHFAFECPSGRFIDRAPRRY